Sequence from the candidate division WOR-3 bacterium genome:
AAAAGAGACGACATTCGAGATTTTTTGGGGTATCTCTTTCAGTATGGTTATGACCGAAAGAGCATTGCTCGAAAGCTTTCGGCTCTAAAATCTTTTTATAAATTTCTGGTTCGTCGCAAAATTCTTACATTAAACCCAGCGCGGTATATTAAGACGCCCAAGGTCTCTAAGAAACTGCCAAGCTTTTTGAGTGAATATCAGATCCAAAAAATTTTAAACCTTAATGGTCAGGATGAGCGTAGTTTACGAGACCGCGCGATTTTAGAAGTTTTATATGGTGCTGGACTTAGAGTTTCAGAATTAGTAGCCTTAAACATCTCCGATATTGATTTTTCTAGCGACACAATTCGCGTTATGGGGAAAGGAAGCAAAGAACGGATTGTGCCGATCGGAAGTTATGCTATACAGGCTCTTAAAGATTATTTAGCCGCAAGAAAAGACAAAGTAAATCCAGCGCTGTTTCTTAATTTGCGTGGGCAAAGAATTTCCACTCGAGCAGTTTATACCATTGTTAAAAGAATTATTTCTTGTTTACCAGAAGCGACGAAGGCCAATCCCCATATTTTACGCCATTCCTTTGCGACGCATCTTTTAGAACGCGGAGCTGATCTACGAGTAGTGCAGGAGCTTTTAGGACACAGTTCGTTACATGCTACTGAAGTATATACTCATATTACTGTGGAACGACTTAAAAAAATTTACGATAAAGCCCATCCGCGTGCTGAAAAATAAACTAAGTTCTGTTGACTATTTTTCTAATTGGTTTATAATGCTTTAAATCGATGAAAAGAATCATTAACACGCTTAAAACCAAAAAAATTGGAGTTTTAATGGGAGGTTGGTCAAGCGAACGCGAGATTTCCTTGCGATCGGGCGAAAATGTTTATCAGTCTCTAAAACGGCAGGGGTTTAAGGTAGTAAAAATCGATATTCAACGAAATTTTCCTGAACAAATAAAGCAAGCTCAAATTGACATTGCCTTTATCGCACTTCATGGTCGACCCGGAGAGGATGGGACTATTCAGGGATTTTTAGAACTTTTAGGAATTCCTTATACTGGTTCTCGGATAGCCGGTTCAGCGATTGGGATGGACAAACTTATTACCAAGCGTCTGTTACTTAGTGCCCAAATTCCTACCCCTCGGTTTATTTACTTCTGTAAAAAAGAACCAATTCCCCAGAATAAAACAATTCTTGAGCGACTTAAGAAGGTCGGGATTTCGTTGCCGGTAATTATAAAGCCCCGATCCGAAGGTTCTAGTGTCGGTTGCGTCGTTGTTGAAGATAGTTCCAAATTGGCCGGTACTGCTCGAAAGATTCAGAAGCAATATGGAGACATTTTAATTGAAGAGTTTATTCCGGGAACTATTGCAACGGTGGGAATTTTAGGGAATAAAGTTTTACCGATTTTAGAACTTGTGCCTAAACGTTCTTTATTCTATGACTATGAAGCAAAATACACAAAAGGTGCTACGGAATTCATTATCCCCGCGCGATTTTCCAAGGTTTTAACAAGGGAAATAACAGAGCTGGCGTTACGGGCATTTATGGTGCTTGATGCTTATGGCTTTGGCCGATTGGATTTGATTGTTTATAAAGATACGCCGTACTTTTTAGAAATAAACACCATTCCCGGGATGACTGAAATCTCTGATCTACCAGCCCAGGCCCGAGCTACCGGTATTAGTTATGATGAGCTGGTTTTAGAAATATTAAAATCAGCGATAAGTTAATCAAAAGTTTAATATCCAACCTGTATGATTCTAAAACACTTAGCGTTTGAAGGATTTCGAAATCTTGTGGATGGCGAAGTTGAGTTTCATCCGGAAGCAAACTTAATCATTGGTGAAAATGCCTCAGGCAAGACATCGCTGCTTGAGGCCATATATTATTTGGCCTTCGGTCGATCGTTTCGAACCAATCGTGATCTGGAGCTTAAAAAAATTGGGGCACAGTATCTAAAAGTACAAGGCATTGCCCAAGGTCCGCAGGGTGAAAGCTCGGCTCAAATTGCTCTTTATGACGGTACCAAAATATTATTATTAGCCAACCAGAAGATCTCTAAGCTTTCAGATTATTTGGGTTGGTGTCCGGTTATCACCATCCTTTTAGGAGATATCGAACTTATTATTGGGGCGCCCAAGGTCCGACGGAATTTTATGAATTTAGCAATTGCCCAGCTTAATCGGGATTATCTCAAGGACTTAATTGAATATCGAAAAGCACTGCTGGAGCGTAATAAATTATTAAATAATAAGGCTGATGAAGACTACTATGAGATTTGGGAACGAATTCTGGCGCAAAGGGCCTGTAAAATCATCGAAGAACGCAAAAAAAAACTTCCCAAGCTTTTAAGTTATGCTCAGAAATATTCCGAACTATTATTCGAAGCGAAGAAGATTAGATTTCACTATAAAAGTAACTATAATTTAGATAAATTTGACGACGCCAGTGAACTTGAAAATAACCTTTTAGAATTGCTCAAGACTCATCGGAGCCGTGATATTGAGTTAGGTTATACAACGGTGGGACCGCACCGGGACGATATTGTCATTGTAGAGATAACAGGATCGGGCGAAGAATTACCATTAGCCAAGTATGGCTCAGAAGGGGAACAACGATTATGCGCCTTAGCCCTAAAATTAGCCGAAGCCCAGATGATCCAGGAGTACCGCAAGCTGAATCCAATTTATCTATTAGATGAAGTCGCTGCAGAGCTTGATCCGGAAAACACTAAAAAACTCTTCAGGCTACTTACCGGCCAGGTATTTTATGCCACAGCTAAAGAAAATAGCAGCTTAGAGCTTCCGGCCGGTAAGGTCTTTAAAATTACTAAAGGGTTTGTAACCAATTAATGAAGTCTTTAAAACCGATTGGAGAATTATTAAAGAAATTTATCGCCAACCGAAAACTAAAGCAACGACTGAATGAAGCCCAGGCTATCATGAAATGGTCCGAAGCCACGGGCGAGAAGATCAGTGAAAACACTATGCCGGTGCGCGTTAAAGATGGTGTGCTTTTTGTGTCGGTTAAAGATTCTATTTGGTTACACGAACTAAATCGCCTTAAACCGTCGATAATTGAAAATGTAAATAAATCGGTTGGTCATAAGACGATTAGAGATATCAAATTTTTTCTTAAGTATTAATAAGCCTTTTTTAATTAATAAACTGGGGGCTACTACTTGGATATGTGCCCGTGGTTGATATTGTAATTTTAGTTCTGATGTATCACGAACTTTCTAAGGTATTTAGCCAAGGAACCGGTTTTACTCTGAGATTACTCTTT
This genomic interval carries:
- the xerC gene encoding tyrosine recombinase XerC; its protein translation is MPIYPIDEQIGQFLKYLSIERNFSAHTIRSYRVDLGQFLEYLMDRKNHKNLLKVKRDDIRDFLGYLFQYGYDRKSIARKLSALKSFYKFLVRRKILTLNPARYIKTPKVSKKLPSFLSEYQIQKILNLNGQDERSLRDRAILEVLYGAGLRVSELVALNISDIDFSSDTIRVMGKGSKERIVPIGSYAIQALKDYLAARKDKVNPALFLNLRGQRISTRAVYTIVKRIISCLPEATKANPHILRHSFATHLLERGADLRVVQELLGHSSLHATEVYTHITVERLKKIYDKAHPRAEK
- the recF gene encoding DNA replication and repair protein RecF (All proteins in this family for which functions are known are DNA-binding proteins that assist the filamentation of RecA onto DNA for the initiation of recombination or recombinational repair.); protein product: MILKHLAFEGFRNLVDGEVEFHPEANLIIGENASGKTSLLEAIYYLAFGRSFRTNRDLELKKIGAQYLKVQGIAQGPQGESSAQIALYDGTKILLLANQKISKLSDYLGWCPVITILLGDIELIIGAPKVRRNFMNLAIAQLNRDYLKDLIEYRKALLERNKLLNNKADEDYYEIWERILAQRACKIIEERKKKLPKLLSYAQKYSELLFEAKKIRFHYKSNYNLDKFDDASELENNLLELLKTHRSRDIELGYTTVGPHRDDIVIVEITGSGEELPLAKYGSEGEQRLCALALKLAEAQMIQEYRKLNPIYLLDEVAAELDPENTKKLFRLLTGQVFYATAKENSSLELPAGKVFKITKGFVTN
- a CDS encoding DUF721 domain-containing protein, giving the protein MKSLKPIGELLKKFIANRKLKQRLNEAQAIMKWSEATGEKISENTMPVRVKDGVLFVSVKDSIWLHELNRLKPSIIENVNKSVGHKTIRDIKFFLKY
- a CDS encoding D-alanine--D-alanine ligase; translated protein: MKRIINTLKTKKIGVLMGGWSSEREISLRSGENVYQSLKRQGFKVVKIDIQRNFPEQIKQAQIDIAFIALHGRPGEDGTIQGFLELLGIPYTGSRIAGSAIGMDKLITKRLLLSAQIPTPRFIYFCKKEPIPQNKTILERLKKVGISLPVIIKPRSEGSSVGCVVVEDSSKLAGTARKIQKQYGDILIEEFIPGTIATVGILGNKVLPILELVPKRSLFYDYEAKYTKGATEFIIPARFSKVLTREITELALRAFMVLDAYGFGRLDLIVYKDTPYFLEINTIPGMTEISDLPAQARATGISYDELVLEILKSAIS